The following proteins come from a genomic window of Magnetospirillum sp. WYHS-4:
- the tilS gene encoding tRNA lysidine(34) synthetase TilS — MTLPLVSEEFGRLMATVGPFERRPRLAVAVSGGADSLALARLAAVWAEARGGGVTALTVDHGLRPESSAEATRVGDWMATLGIGHRVLRWEGEKPATGIQKAARQARYTLLEDWCRREGVLHLLLAHHHDDQAETYLMRQARLSGPDGLAGMASVVERPAVRFLRPLLDIPKERLRATLLAADHPWIEDPSNRDLRFARARLRHDGIASLAAAEAASRAGRNRTAAEAEVARFLACSAAFHPDGFALVDGAALVSVPPDVARRALERLLMAVGKAAYPPRGDRLERLRAALAEGGGIALRTLGGCRLRPWRGRLRIEPEGPRRHEAVLPAVGVRYSGARPHPPAILGFAVADWRERTMS, encoded by the coding sequence GTGACCCTCCCCCTCGTTTCCGAGGAATTCGGCCGCCTGATGGCGACCGTCGGCCCCTTCGAGCGGCGGCCGCGCTTGGCCGTGGCGGTCTCGGGCGGCGCCGACAGCCTCGCCCTCGCCCGACTTGCCGCCGTCTGGGCCGAAGCCAGGGGCGGCGGTGTCACTGCGCTTACCGTGGATCACGGCCTGCGGCCCGAATCATCCGCCGAGGCCACCCGGGTAGGAGACTGGATGGCGACCTTGGGAATCGGCCATCGGGTCCTCCGCTGGGAAGGCGAAAAGCCGGCCACCGGCATTCAGAAGGCCGCCCGCCAGGCCCGCTATACCCTCCTGGAGGATTGGTGCCGACGCGAGGGCGTCCTGCACCTGCTGCTGGCCCATCACCACGACGACCAGGCGGAAACCTACCTGATGCGTCAAGCCCGCCTCAGCGGCCCCGACGGATTGGCCGGCATGGCGTCGGTGGTGGAGCGCCCGGCGGTCAGATTTCTCCGCCCTTTGCTCGATATTCCCAAGGAGCGCCTGCGAGCTACCCTCCTCGCTGCGGACCACCCCTGGATCGAAGACCCCAGCAACCGCGACCTCCGATTCGCCCGCGCCCGCTTGCGCCACGATGGAATCGCCAGCCTGGCGGCGGCGGAAGCCGCAAGTCGGGCAGGCAGGAATCGGACCGCCGCCGAGGCCGAAGTTGCCCGTTTCCTGGCCTGTTCCGCCGCCTTCCACCCGGATGGCTTCGCCCTGGTTGACGGCGCCGCCCTGGTTTCGGTGCCTCCCGACGTGGCCCGCCGGGCCCTGGAACGATTGCTGATGGCCGTGGGGAAGGCGGCCTATCCGCCGCGCGGAGACCGCCTGGAGCGCCTGCGGGCGGCGCTTGCCGAAGGCGGCGGCATCGCCCTGCGGACCTTGGGCGGCTGCCGCCTGCGACCCTGGCGGGGGCGCCTGCGTATCGAGCCGGAGGGGCCGCGTCGCCACGAGGCTGTTCTCCCCGCCGTCGGGGTCCGCTATAG